The Gemmatimonadaceae bacterium DNA segment AACCCGATCGGCGTCAAGCGCGACGTCTACATCTCCAACGACGGCAACGAGGACCTCTCCTGGGACGGCGTCTGGGATGCCGTGACCAAGGTGGACGAGCAGGGCTGGACGGCGGAGTATCGCATCCCGTTCAGCCAGCTGCGCTTCCCCGAGGCCGAGGCGCACACCTTCGGTTTCGCCATCTGGCGCGACATCGCGCGGCACAACGAGCGCATCTCGTGGCCGCTGTACCGCCGAACGCAGATGGGTTTCGTCTCGCAGTTCGGCGAGGTGGACGGGTTCCGCGGCATCGCGTCGCCGCGCCGCCTCGAGGTGCTGCCGTACTCCGTGACCAGCGACGCACCGCGTCCGACGGCCACCGGCTTCGGCCGCCAGCAGACCCTCACGCTCGGCGCCGACGTGAAGTACGGCATCACGTCCAACCTGACCCTCGACGCCACCGTGAACCCCGACTTCGGCCAGGTCGAGGCCGACCCGGCGGTACTGAACCTCGGGGCCTTCGAGCAGTTCTTCGAGGAGCGGCGCCCGTTCTTCCTCGAGGGCGCCGGCATCTTCAACTTCGCCAGCAACCTGTTCTACTCGCGTCGCGTCGGGCGCGCGCCGCAGCTCGGCGGTACCTACTATCGCGACGACAATCCGCTCAACACCACGATCCTCGGGGCCGCCAAGGTCACCGGGCGCACCGCGGGCGGATTGAACGTCGGCTTCGTCAATGCCGTGGCCGATCGCGAGCTCGGCGATGCCGGCCGCACGATCGAGCCGCAGACCAACTACGCCGTGCTGCGCCTCTCGCAGGACCTGCGCAACGGCAACTCCGGCGTCGGCCTGATGGCGACCGCCACGAACCGCTCGCTCGACGATGACACCCGGCGCTTCCTGCGCGAAGGCGCGTACGCGCTCGGCGTGGACGCCCGTCACCGCTTCGGCCCAAACAACAACTTCCAGGTCTCGGGCTCGGCCGTGGGTTCGCTGGTCACCGGCAGCCAAGAGGCGCTGTGGCGCACCCAGCGCAGCGCCGTGCACCAGTTTCAGCGCCCCGACTCGCGCTACGAGGTGGACTCGAGCCTCACGCAGATGGCCGGTTCGCGCTTCAACGTGAGCCTCGGGAAGAACGGCGGCGGCATCACCCGCTTCAACACCGGCGTCACGCGGATCAGCGCCGGCTACGAGGTGAACGACGCCGGTTTCCAGACCCGTGCCGACATCACGCAGAACGGCAATTGGTTCGGCCTGCAGTTTATGCAGCCCACCAAGCTCTACCGTCGGCTGTTCGTAAACTTCAACCAGTGGAACGACTTTACCACCGACGGCTTGCACCTCAACACCGGTGGCAACATCAACATCAACGGTGAACTGCCCAACCAGTGGTGGTTCTGGACCGGGTTCAACGTCAACGGCATCGGCGAGGTCTACGATGACCGCGTGATGCGCGGCGGCGCCGCGCTGCGGCGCAACCAGCGCGTGAACACGTGGTTCGGCTTCGAGACCGACCGCCGCAAGTCCGTAGCCTACGTTACCGAACTGTGGGCCGTCTTCAAGGATGTGTCCGGTTCGTACAACTGGGGCGTCGATCCGATGCTGCACTTCCGCGCCGGGGGCCGCGTGCAGGGAAGCGTCGCCCTCAACTACTCGGAGTCCGTCAACGACCAGCAGTGGTACAACAATTTCAACACGCCCGGTGGCGTCGCCTACACTTTCGCGCGGCTTGAGCAGAAGACGGCCGGCGTCACCACGCGTCTCGACTACACGATGACGCCGGCGCTCTCGCTGCAGCTCTACGCCCAGCCCTTCGTCACGGCCGGCGACTACTCCGACCTCCGCGAGGTCGTCGCCCCGCGCGCGGACCGCTATGAGGACCGCTTCCAGCCCTACACGGCAGCGGAACCCGACGACTTCAACTTCAAGCAGTTCCGGTCCAACACCGTTCTGCGCTGGGAGTACCGTCCGGGATCGGTGCTGTTCTTCGTCTGGCAGCAGGGCCGCCAGGACTTCCGGAACCCCGGCAGCTTCGACTTCGGCCGGGATTACGGTGACCTGTTCCGGACACGGTCCGATAACACGTTCCTGATCAAGGCGAGCTACTGGTTCAGCTTGTAGGACGGATGACGGAGGACGGAGGACGGAAGACGGAAGGGACCGTCCTCCTTCCGTCTTCAGTCTTCCGTCTTGAAACCCAGTAAACCCTCCGGCCGTACCCAGTGTCTGAAGGACTGCAGGACCCGATGGAGAGTGGCAGTGGGGTGCGGGCCGGTGCTGGTGGGGGGCCGGCCGACCCCCCTGCCCACTCACCAGAAGGGGTTCCACTACGCAACGCGACAACTCAAGGGGCCTCTGGCGATGTTGTGAAGGGCATCGTCGGGGGCCTCTTGGGCGTCTAGGCCAGCGGCAACTCCCGCGGCAGCCGGCGCAGCGTCGTGAGCACGAACCCCGCAGCAGCCACCGCCGCCCCAAGCTCGGCCTCCAGGGCCTCGAGCTCCGCGTCCCGCCGCTCGCACTCGATCTCGGCGCGCCCCAGCTCCACCTGTGCGCGCAGTACTCCAGGCACCCCCGCGAGCGCGGCAAACACCGCGTGCTTGGCGTGGACCGCCACCATTCCGGAGATGACCAGTTCAAGGCGCACGCCGGAAACTAAGGGCTCCGCGCGAGGCCGAGGACGGTTGGAGTCCCCGTCCCAGGCGCCGAACCGAATACCTTGATTCATCTCCCCGCCGCCTCCCATCTCCCGTCTCCCCGCCGTCACCCACCTCCCACCTCCCCTCTCCCCCGCAATGTCCATTGCGTTCCTCGGCCTCGGCGCCATCGGCACCCCGATGGCCCGCCACCTCGCTTCCCGCCCCACGCCGCTGCGCGTCTGGAACCGCACCGCCTCGCGTGCCGCAGCCTTTGCAGCCGCCCACGGCGCGACCCACGCCGCCACCCCAGCCGACGCCGCCCGCGGCGCCGACATCGTCATCACCTGCTTCCCCGTCTCCCGCGACGTGGAAGCGCTGCTCGACGGTCCGGACGGTCTTCTCGCTGGGATGTCGACCGGCAGCACGCTCGTCGACTGCACCTCGGGCGATCCGGCCACGTCGCGGCGCATCGCGGCGCGACTCGCGGCGCGGGGCATCGGATTTCTCGACGCACCGGTCTCGGGTGGCGTCGCGGGAGCGGAAGCCGGCACGCTCACCGTGATGGTCGGCGGGGATGCGGCCACGCTGGAACGCGTGCGTCCCGCACTGGAGGCCTTCGGCAAGCGCATCGTGCCCTGCGGCTCTGTGGGAGCCGGCGACGCGGTGAAGGCCGTCAACAACGCCCTGCTCGCGCAGCACATCATCGGCACGGCCGAGGGCCTGCACGCGCTGGCCGCGATGGGAGTGGATCCAGCCGTCGCGCTTGAGGTGATCAACAATTCCAGCGGGCGTTCCAACGCCAGCCAGAACCTCTTTCCCGAGCGGGTGCTCACCAAGGCCTATCCGCGCACGTTCCGCCTCGCGTTGCTGGACAAGGACGTCGGCATCGCTGCCGGCATCGCCAAGGAGGCGGGCGTGCCGGCGCCGTTGCTCGACGCGGCCAGCGCGCTGTACCGCGAGGCGCACGCCGCGATGGGCGAGGAGGTGGACCACGTCGAGATAGTGCGCTGGCTCGAACAACGAATCGGCGGTGGGGCTGCGTAAACCGTGCAATCGCTCCGTCATCACTTTCCCGCGCTGCAGCGCAGCCACAATCGACTCCCGGTCGCGTACTTCGACGGACCCGGCGGCACGCAGGTCCCGCAGATGGTCGTCGACGCGATGGCCGACTACCTGCTGCACCACAATGCCAACACGCATTGGGTGTTTCCGAGCAGCGTCGAGACGGACGCGATGCTGATTGCGGCGCGGCAGGCGCTGGCGGACTTCCTCAACGCGTCGCCGCGCGAGATCTCGTTCCACAACAATATGACCACCGGGACTTTCCACCTCGCGCGCGCGCTTGGGCGCGCCTGGGGCCCCGGGGACGAAGTCGTCATCACCGACCTCGACCACCACGCCAACGTCGCGCCGTGGCGCGCGCTTGAGCGGGAGCGCGGCATCACCATCCGCCGCGTGGAGGTGGACGCGTCCAAGGGCGAGCTCGTGCTCAGCTCGCTCGAGCGCGTGCTCTCGCCCAAGACCAAGCTGCTGGCCATCGGCGCCGGCTCCAACGCCTTGGGCACCATCACCGACGTGGCTGCCGCGGCGGCGCTGGCGCACCAGCTCGGCACGCTCGTGTACGTGGACGCCGTGCACTACGCGCCGCACCAGCTCGTGGATGTGAAGGCCTTCAACTGTGACTTCCTCGGCTGCTCGGCCTACAAGTTCTACGGGCCGCACGTGGGCGTCATCTACGGGAAGGAGCGACTGATCGGCGAACTCGACGCGCCCAAGCTCGAGCCCGCGCCCAACAACGCGCCGGACCGCCTCGAGACCGGCACACAGAACCACGAGGGCATCGTCGGTGCGGCCGCCGCCGTGGACTTTCTCGCGTCACTGGGCTCCGGTAGCACGCGGCGCGACCGCCTCGTCTCGGCGTTCCACCTGCTGCACGAGGACGCCAGCGCGCTGCTGCGTCGCCTGTGGGAGGGGCTGCACGCGATTCCCGGCGT contains these protein-coding regions:
- a CDS encoding carbohydrate binding family 9 domain-containing protein, which encodes MFVELLLAFQTVVATGPAAPPRERAKDPPPPRSIPAPTARGATAARAEVPPVLDGLDTDEVWRSAPAITQFRQFDPVEDGDPRYRTEARVAYDAKYLYVFVRAYDPAPDSVMAFLSRRDARTQSDYIHLMVDSYNDKRTGFRFTVNPIGVKRDVYISNDGNEDLSWDGVWDAVTKVDEQGWTAEYRIPFSQLRFPEAEAHTFGFAIWRDIARHNERISWPLYRRTQMGFVSQFGEVDGFRGIASPRRLEVLPYSVTSDAPRPTATGFGRQQTLTLGADVKYGITSNLTLDATVNPDFGQVEADPAVLNLGAFEQFFEERRPFFLEGAGIFNFASNLFYSRRVGRAPQLGGTYYRDDNPLNTTILGAAKVTGRTAGGLNVGFVNAVADRELGDAGRTIEPQTNYAVLRLSQDLRNGNSGVGLMATATNRSLDDDTRRFLREGAYALGVDARHRFGPNNNFQVSGSAVGSLVTGSQEALWRTQRSAVHQFQRPDSRYEVDSSLTQMAGSRFNVSLGKNGGGITRFNTGVTRISAGYEVNDAGFQTRADITQNGNWFGLQFMQPTKLYRRLFVNFNQWNDFTTDGLHLNTGGNININGELPNQWWFWTGFNVNGIGEVYDDRVMRGGAALRRNQRVNTWFGFETDRRKSVAYVTELWAVFKDVSGSYNWGVDPMLHFRAGGRVQGSVALNYSESVNDQQWYNNFNTPGGVAYTFARLEQKTAGVTTRLDYTMTPALSLQLYAQPFVTAGDYSDLREVVAPRADRYEDRFQPYTAAEPDDFNFKQFRSNTVLRWEYRPGSVLFFVWQQGRQDFRNPGSFDFGRDYGDLFRTRSDNTFLIKASYWFSL
- a CDS encoding NAD(P)-dependent oxidoreductase produces the protein MSIAFLGLGAIGTPMARHLASRPTPLRVWNRTASRAAAFAAAHGATHAATPADAARGADIVITCFPVSRDVEALLDGPDGLLAGMSTGSTLVDCTSGDPATSRRIAARLAARGIGFLDAPVSGGVAGAEAGTLTVMVGGDAATLERVRPALEAFGKRIVPCGSVGAGDAVKAVNNALLAQHIIGTAEGLHALAAMGVDPAVALEVINNSSGRSNASQNLFPERVLTKAYPRTFRLALLDKDVGIAAGIAKEAGVPAPLLDAASALYREAHAAMGEEVDHVEIVRWLEQRIGGGAA
- a CDS encoding cysteine desulfurase-like protein: MQSLRHHFPALQRSHNRLPVAYFDGPGGTQVPQMVVDAMADYLLHHNANTHWVFPSSVETDAMLIAARQALADFLNASPREISFHNNMTTGTFHLARALGRAWGPGDEVVITDLDHHANVAPWRALERERGITIRRVEVDASKGELVLSSLERVLSPKTKLLAIGAGSNALGTITDVAAAAALAHQLGTLVYVDAVHYAPHQLVDVKAFNCDFLGCSAYKFYGPHVGVIYGKERLIGELDAPKLEPAPNNAPDRLETGTQNHEGIVGAAAAVDFLASLGSGSTRRDRLVSAFHLLHEDASALLRRLWEGLHAIPGVTVYGPGPDRPRTPTVSFTVDGVPSEQVARGLAERAVFVSNGDFYASTVVRLLGHGDDGLVRVGAACYTTMDEVERLLAGVGEIARR